One window from the genome of Trichoplusia ni isolate ovarian cell line Hi5 chromosome 13, tn1, whole genome shotgun sequence encodes:
- the LOC113499873 gene encoding pre-mRNA-splicing factor Slu7 → MASGARTAVSQILRNKDDVGEEEDEPKKKSREDWRKAKELEEARKAGTAPAAVDETGKDINPHIPQYISSAPWYYGTAGPTLKHQRPQEDREAQFTRLDTFYHKGVDTTKVATKFRKGACENCGAMTHKKKDCLDRPRKIGAKFTNAGIAADEFAQPNLNLSYDGKRDRWNGYDPLQHKAIIEEYQKVEDAKRELRAKKLEQDPTATEDDDNAEEDEDKYVDEVDMPGTKVDSKQRITVRNLRIREDTAKYLRNLDPNSAYYDPKTRSMRDNPNPVASESDYQGENFVRFSGDTRGHAAAQVFAWEAQARGLDVHLLAEPTKLQLLQRQYHHKKDHFKTQVKQSILEKYGGEEHLAVPPKELLLAQTEVFTRYNRDGTLVQGPEKQLAKSKYEEDVMINNHTSVWGSYWHDGQWGYKCCHSFIKMSYCVGEAGKSVVLEVHEEKPTITQEHTEKEKEKDKEKSDKSSSSSESSSSSSSSDSEPEIRSKTEKTSKKKKNKKKAKKKKKKELKKGKKEEDKLKKALEMEERSQKRAEYLLSVDERKRPYNSMFEVKAPTEDELEAYKMKKRREEDPMSQFL, encoded by the exons ATGGCGTCGGGTGCGCGGACTGCGGTCTCGCAGATATTGCGCAACAAAGACGACGTTGGTGAGGAAGAAGATGAGCCAAAAAAGAAGTCCAGGGAAGATTGGAGGAAAGCCAAGGAGTTGGAGGAGGCTCGTAAGGCTGGTACTGCACCAGCTGCCGTCGATGAGACAG GCAAGGACATAAATCCACACATTCCTCAGTACATATCTTCTGCCCCCTGGTACTATGGCACTGCTGGACCCACCCTCAAGCATCAGCGACCGCAAGAAGACAGAGAGGCTCAGTTCACCAGACTAGACACCTTTTACCATAAAGGTGTTGATACT ACAAAAGTAGCCACTAAATTCAGAAAGGGAGCTTGTGAAAATTGTGGAGCTATGACACACAAGAAAAAAGATTGCTTAGACAGACCTAGAAAG ATTGGTGCCAAATTCACCAATGCAGGTATTGCCGCAGATGAGTTTGCACAACCTAATCTGAACCTCAGTTATGATGGCAAGAGAGACAGATGGAATGGGTATGACCCTCTGCAGCATAAGGCTATCATAGAAGAGTACCAGAAAGTTGAAGATGCTAAGAGGGAACTCAGAGCTAAGAAGTTAGAACAAG ACCCCACAGCCACAGAGGATGATGACAATGCAGAGGAAGATGAAGACAAGTATGTAGATGAAGTAGACATGCCGGGTACCAAG GTGGATTCCAAACAACGTATCACAGTGCGAAACTTGCGTATCAGAGAGGACACAGCGAAGTACCTACGCAATTTGGACCCGAATTCCGCATACTATGACCCCAAGACGCGGTCGATGAGAGATAACCCTAATCCCGTTGCGTCAGA GTCGGACTACCAGGGCGAGAACTTCGTGCGCTTCAGCGGCGACACGCGCGGCCACGCGGCGGCGCAGGTGTTCGCGTGGGAGGCGCAGGCGCGCGGCCTCGACGTGCATCTGCTGGCCGAGCCCACCAAGCTGCAGCTGCTGCAGCGCCAGTACCATCACAAGAAGGACCACTTCAAGACGCAG GTGAAACAATCAATCCTAGAGAAGTATGGTGGCGAGGAGCACCTCGCCGTCCCGCCCAAGGAGCTGCTGCTGGCGCAAACTGAAGTGTTCACGCGGTACAACAGGGACGGGACCCTCGTGCAGGGACCCGAGAAACAACTTGCTAA gagTAAATATGAAGAGGATGTGATGATCAACAACCATACTTCTGTGTGGGGATCATACTGGCATGATGGACAGTGGGGATATAAGtgttgccattcattcattaag ATGTCTTACTGTGTTGGCGAAGCTGGCAAATCTGTGGTGTTAGAAGTACATGAAGAGAAGCCGACTATAACACAAGAACACACtgagaaagagaaagaaaaag ATAAAGAAAAATCGgacaaatcatcatcatcgtcagaATCCAGTTCTTCAAGTAGCTCATCAGACTCGGAACCAGAAATACGATCTAAGACGGAGAAGACTagcaaaaagaagaaaaacaagaagaaggccaaaaagaaaaagaagaaggaaCTTAAGAAGGGGAAGAAGGAAGAGGATAAACTTAAGAAG GCCTTGGAAATGGAAGAGAGATCACAGAAGCGCGCTGAGTACCTACTGTCGGTGGACGAGAGGAAACGGCCTTATAACAGCATGTTCGAGGTGAAGGCACCCACAGAAGATGAACTGGAGGCTTACAAGATGAAGAAACGTCGCGAGGAAGACCCTATGAGCCAATTCCTctaa
- the LOC113499871 gene encoding kinesin-like protein KIF20B isoform X1, which translates to MLEQRYSDNEVSRRDIPSFIEPRPPLIQNPFMRPRPQKGTNLLELFEEDSEIEEPELVQVYLRLKPCRVPNTLYEVRSDKCLVTSLDTATAGHGRRTQHNVSKMYTFSKIFGAECDQKEIFESVVKDNLKKLPDGQNFTLLTYGASGSGKTYTLMGTVGAPGLVPRSLEYVFRLVDAAQQPAFRPAENGAEKLNHVQQDYELQWVKRLRHVSAPLREKYRRMSAQLNSDLTVSSIDLSNRIRHYVWVSFVEIYNEAIYDLLAPPEKRSKLRIREDNTGNVYVKGATQAFVRSGEEAYDVMVAGRHNLVVAATGVHAQSSRSHCIFTITMLTETGSGGVRSSCVRLCDLAGCERARATRNTGARMLESRAINSSLHVLERCLHMLRRKQRAGQDALVPYRESKLTRLLGTGLSGARGEAVSMVVTLNPAPQYAHETKHVLTLAAVAQDIQINNTMYASTLESSAQETTISCSSSEVMKLRSDNERLHFELVQAQARNKELLASMEERQQESANTMRELVEEAKDLTKQYYEAQLEALRCEMEDMVEEYESRLAKVPTAPPATGTPSRFLQAKVAQLMTEIAVLEEKLTAESLARARAEKEVQHLRTCIEERDEKAFKDTTPPREDVMSLSDSEQESDEEPSDPFNESLEPVFKKDQNRSILAAHKEKQNDTTSIHTIDNIDEECDSDLEKSHDTLKNYSKNSTGDDEDDVSKTVDESKVDDVKNASITYNSEVTESKYEDSLKSDSIKDMSTDDANDSANNDVQFKNDSKSIKMDLRGTYFVSESKISNDSNSLKETARGTYFVKDSLTDVSKNGSEFEQNEVGNVVFKDPIAREKSKLDITTENQTELVVNQIYNEKSTLEVPERVLNSSDIMKQKSELKQSNKLESKLVREKSKIDMKLQEIPEFHARKIVREKSDIQKKDIENVTPNVVREKSAIDIKISSKDLDIESEIKDKNTEVKVTKDDSEPQWAVPEKLPEIIPRIAREKSNSDLKGAKKVPEAIVNKIIRSFKSNHGSDASLRQFEQLEEAAKDCPDETNQSTFGDIKTLPKKRTYFDNLSVDDAPKRDVDEVVEKVAVEKEKRTFFDNIDLNVEKPNKRVNELMNNDDERSPSIVKESVISDDFEPNTIKKLLGESFTKPEIITSAYKARMNKKHNSVDIFDGFDSPLTAKTKEKADNVEIARQSIEKLVLERSVKKPEPEPILFVKEIIKPVSQIKQEIKLEPVSSMEEDDENKQVAVGTKLEAASSLDETNQTMNKGQENGSENNTIEDFENIYKDLTAPRATEFELLVQDNNTTNNTSTEKNEKEEIKYNLRKKTSKVDESKTTSNDEEILAESHAKCESKGRKRTLRLRKKKNQEDESDEKLKDIVNLQSEFSDVTLDRPAPTKVIKDIPSPVKGLEENLPPLMGIQSCPSKSVTRSRRKLFTPRAEPLEESLTQTGDSNERIYVPRPSYHRPRARRKL; encoded by the exons ATGTTGGAACAACGGTACTCCGACAATGAAGTCTCCAGGCGGGATATACCTTCATTCATCGAGCCTCGACCTCCGTTGATACAGAATCCGTTTATGCGCCCGAGGCCTCAAAAAGGAACAAATTTATTGGAATTATTTGAGGAAGACTCTGAGATTGAGGAGCCAGAGTTAGTGCAGGTGTATTTAAGGTTGAAGCCTTGCAGAGTCCCGAACACTTTGTATGAGGTTCGGTCAGACAAGTGTCTAGTTACATCGTTAGACACAGCCACAGCAGGCCACGGACGGCGGACCCAGCACAATGTCTCCAAAATGTACACTTTCTCCAAGATCTTCGGCGCTGAATGTGATCAGAAA GAAATTTTTGAGTCAGTGGTCAAAGATAACTTGAAAAAGCTACCAGATGGGCAGAACTTCACACTCCTCACATATGGTGCATCAGGTTCAGGCAAGACATACACTTTGATGGGCACAGTTGGAGCCCCTGGGCTGGTGCCGAGGTCCTTGGAGTATGTGTTTAGACTGGTGGATGCTGCCCAGCAACCTGCCTTCAGACCGGCTGAGAATGGTGCGGAGAAGCTTAATCATGTGCAACAGGATTATGAGCTGCAG TGGGTGAAGCGTCTTCGTCATGTGTCGGCGCCACTACGTGAGAAGTACCGGAGGATGAGTGCTCAGCTGAACAGTGACCTGACTGTCAGTTCCATTGATTTGTCCAACAGGATTCGACACTATGTGTGG GTATCATTTGTGGAGATCTACAATGAAGCTATTTACGACTTGCTCGCGCCGCCCGAGAAGAGGTCTAAACTTCGCATTCGAGAAGACAATACTGGCAATGTTTATGTCAAA GGCGCGACTCAAGCCTTTGTCCGTTCTGGTGAAGAGGCCTACGATGTAATGGTGGCAGGGAGGCACAACCTAGTGGTGGCAGCGACAGGAGTGCACGCGCAATCTTCGCGCTCGCATTGTATCTTTACAATAACTATGCTCACTGAAAcag GGTCTGGCGGGGTGCGGTCGTCGTGCGTGCGTCTGTGCGACCTGGCGGGCTGCGAGCGCGCGCGCGCCACGCGCAACACGGGCGCGCGCATGCTGGAGTCGCGCGCCATCAACTCGTCGCTGCACGTGCTGGAGCGCTGCCTGCACATGCTGCGCCGCAAGCAGCGCGCGGGGCAGGACGCGCTCGTGCCTTACCG CGAGTCGAAGCTGACCCGCCTGCTGGGCACGGGCTTGTCGGGCGCCCGCGGCGAGGCGGTGAGCATGGTGGTGACGCTCAACCCCGCGCCGCAGTACGCGCACGAGACCAAGCATGTGCTCACGCTGGCCGCCGTCGCGCAGGACATAC AAATAAACAACACGATGTACGCGTCAACGTTAGAAAGCAGTGCTCAGGAAACCACAATAAGTTGCAGCTCCTCTGAGGTTATGAAGCTGCGCTCTGATAACGAGCGACTGCACTTCGAACTCGTGCA AGCGCAAGCCCGCAACAAAGAGCTGTTAGCGTCTATGGAGGAGAGGCAACAGGAGTCGGCGAACACCATGCGCGAGCTGGTGGAAGAGGCCAAGGACCTCACTAAACAGTACTACGAGGCGCAGCTAGAGGCCTTGCGATGTGAG ATGGAAGACATGGTAGAGGAGTATGAGAGTAGACTGGCGAAGGTTCCCACCGCGCCGCCAGCGACTGGCACGCCATCACGATTTCTGCAGGCTAAG GTCGCTCAACTTATGACGGAAATAGCAGTTTTAGAG GAAAAGCTGACCGCTGAAAGCTTAGCAAGGGCGCGTGCTGAAAAGGAAGTGCAACATCTTCGCACTTGTATTGAAGAAAGGGATG AAAAAGCCTTCAAAGACACAACACCGCCGCGCGAAGACGTAATGTCGCTCTCAGACAGTGAACAAGAATCTGACGAGGAGCCAAGCGATCCATTCAACGAGAGTCTCGAACCAGTTTTCAAGAAAGACCAGAACAGGTCCATACTAGCCGCGCATAAAGAAAAACAGAACGACACCACTAGCATACATACTATCGATAATATAGATGAAGAATGTGATTCAGACCTTGAGAAATCACATGATACACTcaaaaattattccaaaaattcGACCGGTGATGATGAAGACGATGTTAGTAAGACTGTTGATGAAAGCAAGGTAGATGATGTAAAAAATGCCAGCATAACTTACAATAGCGAAGTGACTGAGAGTAAATATGAAGATAGTTTGAAAAGCGATTCCATTAAAGATATGAGTACTGACGACGCTAATGACAGTGCTAACAACGATGTACAGTTTAAAAATGACTCGAAAAGTATTAAAATGGATTTAAGAGGCACATATTTTGTTAGTGAGAGTAAAATAAGCAATGATTCCAACAGTCTTAAGGAAACTGCTAGGGGTACCTACTTCGTTAAAGATTCGCTAACTGATGTATCTAAAAATGGTAGCGAGTTTGAGCAAAATGAAGTTGGAAATGTTGTTTTCAAGGATCCGATTGCTAGAGAGAAATCTAAACTTGATATTACGACAGAAAACCAAACTGAATTAGTAGTTAATCAAATATACAACGAAAAATCGACTTTAGAAGTACCAGAAAGAGTTCTGAACTCTTCTgatataatgaaacaaaaatccGAATTGAAACAAAGTAATAAACTCGAGAGCAAACTCGTTAGggaaaaatctaaaattgacaTGAAATTGCAAGAAATTCCTGAATTCCATGCAAGAAAAATAGTAAGAGAAAAATCCGACATTCAAAAGAAAGACATCGAAAACGTAACTCCTAATGTAGTTAGAGAGAAATCCgcaattgacataaaaatatcgtCAAAAGATCTAGACATTGAAAGCGAAATAAAGGACAAAAATACTGAGGTCAAAGTAACCAAAGACGACTCAGAACCGCAATGGGCTGTGCCCGAGAAACTTCCTGAGATTATACCCCGTATTGCAAGAGAAAAGTCCAATTCAGACTTGAAAGGTGCTAAGAAAGTTCCCGAGGCCATTGTTAACAAAATCATCAGATCTTTTAAATCTAACCATGGCAGTGATGCATCCTTAAGACAATTTGAACAGCTTGAGGAGGCAGCAAAAGATTGCCCGGATGAGACCAACCAATCTACGTTTGGTGATATAAAAACATTGCCGAAAAAAAGAACATACTTTGATAATCTATCGGTCGACGACGCACCCAAAAGAGATGTTGATGAAGTCGTTGAAAAAGTCGctgttgaaaaagaaaaacgcaCATTCTTCGATAATATAGACTTAAATGTCGAAAAACCTAATAAGAGAGTCAATGAACTTAtgaataatgatgatgaaagaTCACCATCCATCGTAAAAGAAAGTGTAATATCAGACGATTTCGAACCAAACACTATCAAAAAGCTCCTAGGCGAAAGTTTCACAAAACCTGAGATAATAACATCTGCGTATAAAGCGAGAATGAATAAGAAACACAACTCTGTCGATATCTTTGATGGGTTTGACTCACCATTGACAGCGAAAACTAAGGAAAAGGCAGATAATGTTGAAATCGCTCGACAGTCCATTGAAAAGCTTGTTTTGGAACGATCAGTTAAGAAACCCGAACCAGAAccaatattatttgtcaaagaaattataaaaccaGTCTCACAAATcaaacaagaaattaaattagaacCTGTTTCATCAATGGAAGAAgatgatgaaaataaacaagtagCAGTAGGTACCAAGTTAGAAGCAGCATCATCTTTAGACGAAACAAACCAGACAATGAACAAAGGACAAGAAAATGGAAGCGAAAATAATACCATTGAAGACTTTGAAAATATCTACAAGGACTTAACAGCACCAAGGGCTACGGAATTCGAATTACTTGTTCAAGACAATAACACTACTAATAACACGTCCACCGAGAAAAACGAAAAGgaagaaattaaatacaatttacggAAGAAAACCTCGAAAGTAGATGAAAGTAAAACAACATCGAATGATGAGGAAATCTTAGCTGAAAGTCACGCTAAGTGTGAAAGCAAAGGCCGCAAGCGAACGCTACGACTGCGTAAAAAGAAGAACCAAGAAGATGAAAGCGATGAGAAATTGAAGGACATTGTGAACTTGCAAAGCGAGTTTTCTGACGTCACACTGGACAGGCCGGCTCctacaaaagtaataaaagataTTCCATCACCAGTTAAAGGGCTAGAAGAAAATTTGCCGCCGCTGATGGGAATACAAAGTTGTCCTTCAAAAAG TGTGACCCGCAGCCGTCGGAAGCTGTTTACACCTCGCGCCGAGCCTCTAGAAGAGTCCTTGACCCAGACTGGTGACAGTAACGAACGCATCTACGTTCCCCGCCCGTCCTACCACCGGCCGCGGGCTCGCCGCAAATTGTAG
- the LOC113499878 gene encoding sorting nexin-12: MMAEDTTADATRRLNVKKQTLDDAYAAPANFLEIDVVNPVTTMGVGKKRYTDYEVRMRTNLPVFKVKESSVRRRYSDFEWLRNELERDSKIVVPPLPGKALKRQLPFRGDDGIFEEEFIEDRRKGLEVFINKIAGHPLAQNERCLHMFLQEPTIDKNYVPGKIRNT; encoded by the exons ATGATGGCTGAAGATACGACAGCCGACGCGACGAGGCGACTGAATGTAAAGAAGCAGACGCTGGACGATGCCTACGCGGCACCGGCGAACTTCCTAGAAATCGACGTCGTGAACCCAGTCACGACTATGGGAGTTGGGAAGAAACGTTACACGGATTACGAAGTTCGCATGAGG ACGAACCTGCCAGTGTTTAAAGTAAAAGAATCTAGCGTCAGACGGCGGTACAGCGATTTCGAATGGTTAAGAAACGAATTGGAAAGAGACAGTAAG ATTGTAGTCCCTCCCCTACCAGGCAAAGCTCTGAAAAGACAGCTACCATTCCGCGGAGATGATGGTATTTTTGAAGAAGAATTTATTGAAGATCGTAGAAAAG GTCTAGAAGTATTCATCAACAAGATAGCCGGCCATCCGTTGGCGCAAAACGAGCGGTGCCTTCACATGTTCCTACAGGAGCCGACCATAGACAAGAACTACGTACCCGGCAAAATACGGAACACATAA
- the LOC113499871 gene encoding kinesin-like protein cut7 isoform X2: MLEQRYSDNEVSRRDIPSFIEPRPPLIQNPFMRPRPQKGTNLLELFEEDSEIEEPELVQVYLRLKPCRVPNTLYEVRSDKCLVTSLDTATAGHGRRTQHNVSKMYTFSKIFGAECDQKEIFESVVKDNLKKLPDGQNFTLLTYGASGSGKTYTLMGTVGAPGLVPRSLEYVFRLVDAAQQPAFRPAENGAEKLNHVQQDYELQWVKRLRHVSAPLREKYRRMSAQLNSDLTVSSIDLSNRIRHYVWVSFVEIYNEAIYDLLAPPEKRSKLRIREDNTGNVYVKGATQAFVRSGEEAYDVMVAGRHNLVVAATGVHAQSSRSHCIFTITMLTETGSGGVRSSCVRLCDLAGCERARATRNTGARMLESRAINSSLHVLERCLHMLRRKQRAGQDALVPYRESKLTRLLGTGLSGARGEAVSMVVTLNPAPQYAHETKHVLTLAAVAQDIQINNTMYASTLESSAQETTISCSSSEVMKLRSDNERLHFELVQAQARNKELLASMEERQQESANTMRELVEEAKDLTKQYYEAQLEALRCEMEDMVEEYESRLAKVPTAPPATGTPSRFLQAKVAQLMTEIAVLEEKLTAESLARARAEKEVQHLRTCIEERDEKAFKDTTPPREDVMSLSDSEQESDEEPSDPFNESLEPVFKKDQNRSILAAHKEKQNDTTSIHTIDNIDEECDSDLEKSHDTLKNYSKNSTGDDEDDVSKTVDESKVDDVKNASITYNSEVTESKYEDSLKSDSIKDMSTDDANDSANNDVQFKNDSKSIKMDLRGTYFVSESKISNDSNSLKETARGTYFVKDSLTDVSKNGSEFEQNEVGNVVFKDPIAREKSKLDITTENQTELVVNQIYNEKSTLEVPERVLNSSDIMKQKSELKQSNKLESKLVREKSKIDMKLQEIPEFHARKIVREKSDIQKKDIENVTPNVVREKSAIDIKISSKDLDIESEIKDKNTEVKVTKDDSEPQWAVPEKLPEIIPRIAREKSNSDLKGAKKVPEAIVNKIIRSFKSNHGSDASLRQFEQLEEAAKDCPDETNQSTFGDIKTLPKKRTYFDNLSVDDAPKRDVDEVVEKVAVEKEKRTFFDNIDLNVEKPNKRVNELMNNDDERSPSIVKESVISDDFEPNTIKKLLGESFTKPEIITSAYKARMNKKHNSVDIFDGFDSPLTAKTKEKADNVEIARQSIEKLVLERSVKKPEPEPILFVKEIIKPVSQIKQEIKLEPVSSMEEDDENKQVAVGTKLEAASSLDETNQTMNKGQENGSENNTIEDFENIYKDLTAPRATEFELLVQDNNTTNNTSTEKNEKEEIKYNLRKKTSKVDESKTTSNDEEILAESHAKCESKGRKRTLRLRKKKNQEDESDEKLKDIVNLQSEFSDVTLDRPAPTKVIKDIPSPVKGLEENLPPLMGIQSCPSKRQQRNSKRSLRARQHAFET, encoded by the exons ATGTTGGAACAACGGTACTCCGACAATGAAGTCTCCAGGCGGGATATACCTTCATTCATCGAGCCTCGACCTCCGTTGATACAGAATCCGTTTATGCGCCCGAGGCCTCAAAAAGGAACAAATTTATTGGAATTATTTGAGGAAGACTCTGAGATTGAGGAGCCAGAGTTAGTGCAGGTGTATTTAAGGTTGAAGCCTTGCAGAGTCCCGAACACTTTGTATGAGGTTCGGTCAGACAAGTGTCTAGTTACATCGTTAGACACAGCCACAGCAGGCCACGGACGGCGGACCCAGCACAATGTCTCCAAAATGTACACTTTCTCCAAGATCTTCGGCGCTGAATGTGATCAGAAA GAAATTTTTGAGTCAGTGGTCAAAGATAACTTGAAAAAGCTACCAGATGGGCAGAACTTCACACTCCTCACATATGGTGCATCAGGTTCAGGCAAGACATACACTTTGATGGGCACAGTTGGAGCCCCTGGGCTGGTGCCGAGGTCCTTGGAGTATGTGTTTAGACTGGTGGATGCTGCCCAGCAACCTGCCTTCAGACCGGCTGAGAATGGTGCGGAGAAGCTTAATCATGTGCAACAGGATTATGAGCTGCAG TGGGTGAAGCGTCTTCGTCATGTGTCGGCGCCACTACGTGAGAAGTACCGGAGGATGAGTGCTCAGCTGAACAGTGACCTGACTGTCAGTTCCATTGATTTGTCCAACAGGATTCGACACTATGTGTGG GTATCATTTGTGGAGATCTACAATGAAGCTATTTACGACTTGCTCGCGCCGCCCGAGAAGAGGTCTAAACTTCGCATTCGAGAAGACAATACTGGCAATGTTTATGTCAAA GGCGCGACTCAAGCCTTTGTCCGTTCTGGTGAAGAGGCCTACGATGTAATGGTGGCAGGGAGGCACAACCTAGTGGTGGCAGCGACAGGAGTGCACGCGCAATCTTCGCGCTCGCATTGTATCTTTACAATAACTATGCTCACTGAAAcag GGTCTGGCGGGGTGCGGTCGTCGTGCGTGCGTCTGTGCGACCTGGCGGGCTGCGAGCGCGCGCGCGCCACGCGCAACACGGGCGCGCGCATGCTGGAGTCGCGCGCCATCAACTCGTCGCTGCACGTGCTGGAGCGCTGCCTGCACATGCTGCGCCGCAAGCAGCGCGCGGGGCAGGACGCGCTCGTGCCTTACCG CGAGTCGAAGCTGACCCGCCTGCTGGGCACGGGCTTGTCGGGCGCCCGCGGCGAGGCGGTGAGCATGGTGGTGACGCTCAACCCCGCGCCGCAGTACGCGCACGAGACCAAGCATGTGCTCACGCTGGCCGCCGTCGCGCAGGACATAC AAATAAACAACACGATGTACGCGTCAACGTTAGAAAGCAGTGCTCAGGAAACCACAATAAGTTGCAGCTCCTCTGAGGTTATGAAGCTGCGCTCTGATAACGAGCGACTGCACTTCGAACTCGTGCA AGCGCAAGCCCGCAACAAAGAGCTGTTAGCGTCTATGGAGGAGAGGCAACAGGAGTCGGCGAACACCATGCGCGAGCTGGTGGAAGAGGCCAAGGACCTCACTAAACAGTACTACGAGGCGCAGCTAGAGGCCTTGCGATGTGAG ATGGAAGACATGGTAGAGGAGTATGAGAGTAGACTGGCGAAGGTTCCCACCGCGCCGCCAGCGACTGGCACGCCATCACGATTTCTGCAGGCTAAG GTCGCTCAACTTATGACGGAAATAGCAGTTTTAGAG GAAAAGCTGACCGCTGAAAGCTTAGCAAGGGCGCGTGCTGAAAAGGAAGTGCAACATCTTCGCACTTGTATTGAAGAAAGGGATG AAAAAGCCTTCAAAGACACAACACCGCCGCGCGAAGACGTAATGTCGCTCTCAGACAGTGAACAAGAATCTGACGAGGAGCCAAGCGATCCATTCAACGAGAGTCTCGAACCAGTTTTCAAGAAAGACCAGAACAGGTCCATACTAGCCGCGCATAAAGAAAAACAGAACGACACCACTAGCATACATACTATCGATAATATAGATGAAGAATGTGATTCAGACCTTGAGAAATCACATGATACACTcaaaaattattccaaaaattcGACCGGTGATGATGAAGACGATGTTAGTAAGACTGTTGATGAAAGCAAGGTAGATGATGTAAAAAATGCCAGCATAACTTACAATAGCGAAGTGACTGAGAGTAAATATGAAGATAGTTTGAAAAGCGATTCCATTAAAGATATGAGTACTGACGACGCTAATGACAGTGCTAACAACGATGTACAGTTTAAAAATGACTCGAAAAGTATTAAAATGGATTTAAGAGGCACATATTTTGTTAGTGAGAGTAAAATAAGCAATGATTCCAACAGTCTTAAGGAAACTGCTAGGGGTACCTACTTCGTTAAAGATTCGCTAACTGATGTATCTAAAAATGGTAGCGAGTTTGAGCAAAATGAAGTTGGAAATGTTGTTTTCAAGGATCCGATTGCTAGAGAGAAATCTAAACTTGATATTACGACAGAAAACCAAACTGAATTAGTAGTTAATCAAATATACAACGAAAAATCGACTTTAGAAGTACCAGAAAGAGTTCTGAACTCTTCTgatataatgaaacaaaaatccGAATTGAAACAAAGTAATAAACTCGAGAGCAAACTCGTTAGggaaaaatctaaaattgacaTGAAATTGCAAGAAATTCCTGAATTCCATGCAAGAAAAATAGTAAGAGAAAAATCCGACATTCAAAAGAAAGACATCGAAAACGTAACTCCTAATGTAGTTAGAGAGAAATCCgcaattgacataaaaatatcgtCAAAAGATCTAGACATTGAAAGCGAAATAAAGGACAAAAATACTGAGGTCAAAGTAACCAAAGACGACTCAGAACCGCAATGGGCTGTGCCCGAGAAACTTCCTGAGATTATACCCCGTATTGCAAGAGAAAAGTCCAATTCAGACTTGAAAGGTGCTAAGAAAGTTCCCGAGGCCATTGTTAACAAAATCATCAGATCTTTTAAATCTAACCATGGCAGTGATGCATCCTTAAGACAATTTGAACAGCTTGAGGAGGCAGCAAAAGATTGCCCGGATGAGACCAACCAATCTACGTTTGGTGATATAAAAACATTGCCGAAAAAAAGAACATACTTTGATAATCTATCGGTCGACGACGCACCCAAAAGAGATGTTGATGAAGTCGTTGAAAAAGTCGctgttgaaaaagaaaaacgcaCATTCTTCGATAATATAGACTTAAATGTCGAAAAACCTAATAAGAGAGTCAATGAACTTAtgaataatgatgatgaaagaTCACCATCCATCGTAAAAGAAAGTGTAATATCAGACGATTTCGAACCAAACACTATCAAAAAGCTCCTAGGCGAAAGTTTCACAAAACCTGAGATAATAACATCTGCGTATAAAGCGAGAATGAATAAGAAACACAACTCTGTCGATATCTTTGATGGGTTTGACTCACCATTGACAGCGAAAACTAAGGAAAAGGCAGATAATGTTGAAATCGCTCGACAGTCCATTGAAAAGCTTGTTTTGGAACGATCAGTTAAGAAACCCGAACCAGAAccaatattatttgtcaaagaaattataaaaccaGTCTCACAAATcaaacaagaaattaaattagaacCTGTTTCATCAATGGAAGAAgatgatgaaaataaacaagtagCAGTAGGTACCAAGTTAGAAGCAGCATCATCTTTAGACGAAACAAACCAGACAATGAACAAAGGACAAGAAAATGGAAGCGAAAATAATACCATTGAAGACTTTGAAAATATCTACAAGGACTTAACAGCACCAAGGGCTACGGAATTCGAATTACTTGTTCAAGACAATAACACTACTAATAACACGTCCACCGAGAAAAACGAAAAGgaagaaattaaatacaatttacggAAGAAAACCTCGAAAGTAGATGAAAGTAAAACAACATCGAATGATGAGGAAATCTTAGCTGAAAGTCACGCTAAGTGTGAAAGCAAAGGCCGCAAGCGAACGCTACGACTGCGTAAAAAGAAGAACCAAGAAGATGAAAGCGATGAGAAATTGAAGGACATTGTGAACTTGCAAAGCGAGTTTTCTGACGTCACACTGGACAGGCCGGCTCctacaaaagtaataaaagataTTCCATCACCAGTTAAAGGGCTAGAAGAAAATTTGCCGCCGCTGATGGGAATACAAAGTTGTCCTTCAAAAAG GCAACAAAGAAATTCGAAGCGGTCGCTACGGGCTAGACAACACGCTTTTGAAACTTAG